TGCCAGTACTGCGCTGATACACTTCAACTGCAAGCTTGTTTTCCCCTTCTGCCAAATAGGGCGTGAGCTCAAATTCAGCAGGTGTGAAGGAGTCTTCACTATAGCCGACAAATTCCCCATTCAGCCATACGTAGAAAGCTGATTCTACCCCTTGAAAAGACACATTAACAGCACGCCCCTTCATATTTTCTGGAACAGAAAAATATTTGACATAACTGCCTACAGGATTATGATCGGAAGGAATTTCAGGGGGACGGATATCATTGTGGCCGTCCCACGGATACATCGTATTCACATATTGAGGCGTGCCATATCCTTGCAGCTGTATATGACCCGGAACGGTGATGTATTCCCAGCCTTCACAATCAAAATCTTTTTCATAAAACTGTTGTGGCCTGCTGTGCGGATTTTCTGCATACTGGAATTTCCAATCTCCGTTCAGACTGTGCCTGAGCTTCATCGGCACTCGAAGATTTGCCTCTTCAAATGTTTCATAATAATTATGGTCTGAATGAGCCAAAAGACGGTTAACAGCAAATACCTTCACATCTTCAAGCCAATCTAATGTTGGAATAATTTTCGTCATTGATTACACTCCCCTTGCTTCTATTTAACTGATCCCATCATGCCGGCAACGAAATGCTTCTGCATGATGAAGAAAATGAATGCTGCTGGTAATGTCGCGATAACAATCGCAGTCATAATTACGCCGAAATCGGGAGAATAGCTCGACCCAAGAACAGAAATCAATAATGGCACTGTTTGGTTTTCTGGAGACTGTAACACAACCAATGGCCATAAATAGCTGTTCCAGCTCGCCATAAACGTGATGATGGCTGCTGCTGCATAAGTCGTTTTCATTGTCGGCACATAAATCCTGAAAAAACAGCCTAGCTCTGTCAAACCATCAATTCTGCCTGCTTCCAAAATATCTTTTGGAAACATCTTTGTGCTCTGACGAAAGAAGAAAATTAAAAATGCAGTTGTAACTGTCGGCAAAATAACAGCTGCAATCGTGTCAATACCTATATATGGCGCAGATTGTGAAATCATGCCAAACATTCTGAACAAAGGCACCATTAACGCTGCAAACGGTATCATCATCGACAGCAGAAGAATGTTAAAAACCATGTCTTTCGCTTTGCTTTTGTAAACTTCAAAGCCATAGCCTGCCAGTGATGCAATCAGCAGTGATAAAACAGTAGTAATGATTGATATTTTCGCGGAATTTATCAACGCTGGAATGATCTCTACTGTTTCAAGCAGGTTTTTGAAATTTTCAACAAAATGCCCACCTGGCAATAGACGCCCCTTTGTAACATCAACTGATTTATTCGTTGCACTGACAATCATCCATAAAAAAGGGAAAATCGAAACGATTGAAACAATCGTTAAAAAACTGTAACTAAATACTTTCTTAATCATTATTGTCACCTGCCACTTTAAACTGGATGATAGAGAAAATAACAATCATAATAACAATGGCATAAGAAACCGTTGCCGCATACCCAAAGTCTGGGGTGTATTTAAAGGAGAGATTATAAATGTACTGGGATATCGTCATCGTGGCGTTCCCTGGCCCTCCCTGGGTTATATTCATAACTTCATCAAACAGTTGGAGTGTGCCAATTGTAGAAGTAATCGATGTAAATAAAATGATCGGCTTCAGCATTGGAATTGTAATCTTAAAAAAGGTTTGAATGCTAGATGCACCGTCCATTTTAGCTGCTTCATAAATAGACTGGTCGACATTTTGTAATGCAGATAAATAGAAAATCATGTTATAGCCAGTCCAGCGCCAAGTGATTGCTGCAATAATGGCGATTTTGGCCCAAAAAGGATCTGTCAGCCACTGAATGGGCTCGGAGATAATAGAAACCTTTAATAAGAACATATTGATAATGCCATCATTACCGAATAAATATTTAAAAATAACCGAGTAAGCTACCAATGAAGTTACACATGGCAAAAAGATAGCCGTCCGGAATACACCTTTAAACTTTAACGTCTTATCATTTAACAGAACGGAGATAAATAATGCCAGCAGTATCATTACTGGAACTTGGATAATGAGATAGATAACCGTGTTTTTCACTGTTGTCAGAAAAGTCGGGTCCTTAAATAACCGGACATAATTATCAAAACCGACAAAGGTCAGGTTAGTGCCTGTTCCTGATTGAAGGGACAAGATAAAAGCTTGCACCATTGGATAAAAATAAAATAAACAAATCATGGCCGCGGCAATAGTTATAAAAGACCAACCGATCGCATTATTTTTTGTGCGCAGGCTTCTGGAAGTTCTTGCTGTCTGAAGATCCTGATTCGTTCTAGCTGGAATCACAACTCAACACTCCTTGCATTCTGTAATAAAAGAGAGCCTTGGTATTTAGTAAGAAAATCCAAGGCTCTAAAGTTTACTCGATTATTTAATCTGCGCCTCTGCCTGCTTTTGGGCATCCTCTAGGGCAGTATCAAGAGCTTTACCTTTTAAGTAGTTTTGAGCCTCTACGACAAGCAGATCTTCAATGGCATATGTGTGCAGTCCATAGTTAATTTGCGGGATTTGCTCTGTCCAGTTCGCAAAATCCGCGATGACTTGCTGACCATTAAAGAAATCATCTGCTTCTTGATATGCTTCACCTTCCACTGCTGGAGAATAAGTGCCGATAGCACCTACTTCTTTATTCAATGTTTGGTAAAAATCAACATTAGAGCCAAACGTTTTCGCTAGGAATTCAGCTGCTTTTTCTTTTCCAGGAACATTTAGAACATACCAAGAGCTTCCGCCTAAGTTAGTAGCATTAATGGAGCTTTCCACATCTGGCAAGCGCGGCATAGAAACAACTGCCCATTTACCAGCTTGAGAGCTTTCTGCTTTAACAGATGGAGTAATCCAGTTTCCTGATGGAACTGTGGCTACTTCACCGCTATTGAAACCTGCTAAAAATTGACTCCAGTCCGAAACAGGTGAAACAATATCTGCATCCAATAGTGCTTTATATGTTTCAAACGCTGTCTTTAAAGCTGTATTTCCCGATAAGTCAGGCGTCACACCATCTTCCTTTGTATACCATGATCCAGCAGACTGAATCATCATACGAATCAAACCAAGATCATTAGGGTCTTGTGTAAGCATGTTTTTGCCTGTTGCTTCCTTCACCTTTTTGCCGATTTCAATATACTCATTCCAATCAATATCCTTTAAGTCATCCACTGTATAGCCAGCTTGCTCTAAATAATCTGTTCTGACATACAAACCTGCTACCCCTGTATCAAATGGGAGACCATAGTTTTTGCCGTCTACACTTGTAGGTGCAATTTTATATTGAGCGAAATCCTCTTGCTTAAAAGAATCACTCAACTCATAGAACATGTCTGGATATGCTTGAAGAAAGCTTTGTGCACGATAATCCTCAATTAGGACTATATTTGGCAGCCCCTTCGTCGTTCCTGAGCTTAAAGACGTATTAAGCTTTTGAATGATATCATCTTGAGCGTTTTCCATTACTTCAATATCAAGGTCAGCATTTTCAGCGGCATAGGAATCTACTGCCAAGTTCATCGCCTTAATGTTGAAGTTAGGATCCCAAGCCCATACCGTAATTTTATTTGTATCCTTAGAGTCTCCTGAAGCATTCTCTGTATTGGAGCCAGATGAACAGGCTGCCAAAAGTAGAACGCTGGCTAGTATTAGTGCAAGAATCTTTTTCATCGATTTCCCCCCAAGTATGAATATTATTTGTAAGCGTTATCACTTACAACTATTATGTTATCATCCTATTGGGGTGCATCGTTAGGAAGATATTTTTGTGTTTTTGTAGTATTTTCACAAAAATGAATCCGCTTCCAATGTTCAAATAGGACTTTTTTTAGATTTTATTATTTTCTTTGAACAGGAAGGGTGATTCGTACCTTTGTTCCTTCGCCAACCTCACTGGAAATTTCCACGCCGTATGATTCGCCATAGATGAGCTGAATCCGCTCATGCACATTTCTTATGCCAATGCCAGAAAACTGCTGCTTCCGTTTTGTTTGCGGAAGATGCTCATCAGCTATTACCATCCCATCCCCATTATCAACAATTTCACAAATCAAACAGTCGCCCTCATGCCATACAAGAACATGAATATACCCTTGCGGTTTATGGATAAAGCCATGAAAAAAGGAATTTTCCATAAACGGCTGCAAAATTAGCTTTGGGATCAGAATGTCGTGACAGTTCGGTGCAACAAAATAATTCACCTTAACGGAATCGCCATAGCGCTTCTGATTAATAAGCACATAATTGCGCAAATTATTTATTTCCTGATCTACGGTAATCGTCTCATTTACATCACCAATTGTATTTTGCAATAAGGATATGAGCGAATTAATCATTGCTTCTGTTTCGGCAATATTGCCTTTACTTGCAATAAATTTAATGGATGCGAGTGTATTGTACAAAAAGTGGGGATTAATTTGCTGCTGTAAGGCAGCAAGCTCAGCATTCCGCCGTTGTTTCTGTGACAGTACGAGCTGATCGACATACTCATGTAATTCATCAAGCATGGAATTAAAGGCAATACCAATCTTTCGAGTTTCATATGTTCCTGAAACAGCAACATATTCATCAAAGTCATAATCTGATGCACTCTCAATTTGTTTGACAAGACTGGACAAAGAATTCGTCAGCCTTCTTGAAACAAGGAGAACGATAAACAGCGCTGCGATAACAATGCTTAATGAAATAAGCATAATTTTTTTCTTATCAATTAAATCACCAAAAGCTGTATGCTTATCAATGATATTGAACATGTACATATCAAAGGCTGGTACATATTCCATCATCATTATTTGCTCCTTACCCATAAACTCCCCTATCAGATAATCATCATGATCACTATTGCCAAGCTCTGAGGCATACTCTTTTAGCTCTTTAGAGGTGCTGCCGACTTTTTCTGACAAGCTGCTTGAGACAATGACGCCTTCTTTATCAACTAAAAAAACATCATTGCCTGGACTTGTATAACTAGAGTAAAATTTCCGAAATTCGTTTTCTCGTATAGATATATAAGCCGCTCCGTAAGTATATCCAGACCTATTCACAAGTCCCCGTGAAGCAACAATATAGCTGCCGCTCTCATCATCATTTAGCCGCTTGTCATATTGATAGATTAATCTGTTCGGGTTTTCAGCCGTTTTCTCCGCTAAACTGCTTTCCTTTAACTCTGTATCAGTAATTGGCCAAAACGTTCTGTCGTTTGTCGCATAGCTCAGACCATTTGCACCAACTACAATAATGCCAACCTCATATGCTGCCATATTGGGTTCAACCCGTTTAATTAATTGGCTCATCTGATAGATGGACTGAAACTGTACTGCATTTGTTTCCCTTTTTTCTGTCAATATGTCCTTTATGGCAATGCTTTGCTGTATGCTGTTAGTTGCAAGAACGACTGAATAATGATATTTCTCGTAACTTTCTTTCACTTGATTCATCACCTTCGCATTCGTAATACTGAATTTATCGAAAAAGAATTGTTCACTCATGCGAATTGTTGTCCATGTGATGGTGATGGATACGATGATGATAATCATTACAGTAATCAAGGACATCGTAATAAATAAATTGCTGTGTCTAAAACGTTCAGGAATTAGCTTCATAGTATGCTCAACTCTTTTCCACCCATTGCCTGCGCCTGAACTGGCTCGGTGATAATCCTGTCATCTTTTTGAAAACTTTACAGAAATAGCTGTGGTCTGAATAGCCGACAATTCCGCTGATTTCTGAAATTGGTGCAGTGCCTGCAACAAGAAGCTTAGATGCCTCTTCTATTCTAACTCTGTTAAGGTACTCGCTGAAGCCTTCTTTCATATGTGTTGAAAAATAGCTGGATAAATAGGATGGATTAAAATGAAAATGCTGCGCTACATTAGTAAGTGTCAAAGGCTCACGATAATGCTCATTCATATATGCAATGATGTTTTTGATATTGACATTTTCCGGCTTCGTTTTTACTGTATTAATTACCGTTTTTGTATCACGCAAAAAACACTCCAGCTTTTTAACAACTTCTTCTGCACTATTTGCCTCTTCTATTCCTTTCAAGTAAACATATTTCGACTGTTCCAAGCTATGAATCTCATATTCCATATTGCTAAGCAGGATGGTGATATTAAAAATAATATTGCTAAAAAAAGACTTATACTCATACACATCCAATGTATACATAGAAGAAATAGCTGCAACATGATCCTCCAAATAAGCAAAAGCAGAATCAAAGCGTTTACATTTAAATTCATTAATAAACCAGTCTAAATGAAATTTCTCCAGGTCTGTCACAGTGATATGCAAATGTTGTACAGTGAGAACCGGAATATCTGGAAAGTAAAAGCTGCATTTTATTAATTTTAGAATTTCTTCTTTATATATCTTTCCTATTTGCATAAAATCCTCAAATTCTCCACTTACTATCAATTGAAGATTGTATTTTATGGCCACTGTGTTTTCCAAAAAAGAGTGCAGTGCTTTAAAATTGTCCCCGTTAATAAGGAGGATGTTGTCTGTAATAAAGCAGATATAGCCTTGTTCGCTTAAACCACTGTTAATCCATGTTTTAACAGCAGAAGACAGTTCTCCTGTTCCGTCTCTCTGCTCAACTGAAACGAGACAATACTTCCTATGCAAAAAGCGATCTGTTAGTTTAAGAGAATGTTCCACTTCATAGCCTGACAGCATTTTTCGGACAGCATTCGCAACAAAGGTATTCAAAGCCTCCTCTTCATCTATTTTGCGAGCAGGCAGCCTTTTTTTCATCTTTCTCAACACAGCTAACAAACTTTCTGCATCTAGCTTTGGCTTTAGAATATAATCTAGAACCCCATTTTGAAAAGTTGAGCGCACATAATCAAAATCGCCAAAGCTGCTTAACACTACCACTTCAATATGAGGATATTTCTCCTTCACAATTCTCGTTAATTCTTCTCCATCCATTATTGGCATAACAATATCAGTAATGATAAAATCCGGCTTTACAACCTCTATTAAATCAAGAGCTTCCTGCCCATGCGCTGCCTCGCCGACAATTTCAAAGCCTTCTTGTTCCCAATTGACGTAATGCTTAATCCCCTGCCTTATCAGAATTTCATCATCAACAATAAGCAATCGGCCTCGTTCTAATGCCATTGGTTTCCCCCCTGACGGTGAGTATGTGTTAACAAAAAGCAGACATTCCCGGCTTATCAATGAAGCCTTTCCTTTAGCTCATTCACTCTAAAAATAGTGTGCTAATTCATCCTATGTAGATTGATCCTTTTATAGGTTTCCTTATATTAGCATCGTTGCAAATTGGTTTAATTGCCCCCTTCCGCCGCTTTCCATTAAGTATATCACGTGTTTTATACGGTATTAACTAAAAAAATGAGAGAACGCATCGGAAAGTTATCGTATTTATCAGCAACAAAAAAAGCATAGTCTTAAGTAAACTACGCTTTTCTTAAACACTTCTGTATTATTATGGACCGCTTGTTTATCTATGCTATTAAGAATTAACAGATACTTCCTTGACCTTCGCTGCTGATTTATCTTTTGGCAGCTTAAGTGATAACAGAAATCCTAACCCGCTAACTACTGTAATAACCAAAAAAGTTATTCCTAACGCCATTTGTTCCGAACTTAAATGGTTGTCAAGGCTTGTGTAAAAAGAGACTAATATCGATATTCCAACAGAACCTGCTATCGAGGTCAAGGTACTATACACAGCTACCCCATGTCTGAATAGGTGTTGAGGCAATATATTCATAGCACCTGTTTGAACTGGCGTCATCAGCATACCAATCCCAACCATTCTTATCGTATATAAGATAACAAGGAGCAGAATTGACTTTTCTATATTTAAGATACTTAAAGGGATTGTACATAGTGTAATAACCCCGAATCCAAGAACGACAAGCAATTTCACCCCAACTTTATCAGTGATTCGTCCAACAAATGGTGATATCAGCCCCATTAATGCCGCACCTGGCAGCAAAATAAGTCCTGAAGTAAGGGCAGAAACTCCCTCCACATTTTGCGTATATAACGGGACAATAGTTTCTGTACCAAACATTGTTCCAAATGCAATCGCAATCAGTATGCTAGAAACTGTAAATGTTTTGTATTTAAATACTCTAAATTCAAGCATTGGCTGAGCA
This DNA window, taken from Niallia sp. Man26, encodes the following:
- a CDS encoding response regulator transcription factor, whose protein sequence is MALERGRLLIVDDEILIRQGIKHYVNWEQEGFEIVGEAAHGQEALDLIEVVKPDFIITDIVMPIMDGEELTRIVKEKYPHIEVVVLSSFGDFDYVRSTFQNGVLDYILKPKLDAESLLAVLRKMKKRLPARKIDEEEALNTFVANAVRKMLSGYEVEHSLKLTDRFLHRKYCLVSVEQRDGTGELSSAVKTWINSGLSEQGYICFITDNILLINGDNFKALHSFLENTVAIKYNLQLIVSGEFEDFMQIGKIYKEEILKLIKCSFYFPDIPVLTVQHLHITVTDLEKFHLDWFINEFKCKRFDSAFAYLEDHVAAISSMYTLDVYEYKSFFSNIIFNITILLSNMEYEIHSLEQSKYVYLKGIEEANSAEEVVKKLECFLRDTKTVINTVKTKPENVNIKNIIAYMNEHYREPLTLTNVAQHFHFNPSYLSSYFSTHMKEGFSEYLNRVRIEEASKLLVAGTAPISEISGIVGYSDHSYFCKVFKKMTGLSPSQFRRRQWVEKS
- a CDS encoding carbohydrate ABC transporter permease → MIKKVFSYSFLTIVSIVSIFPFLWMIVSATNKSVDVTKGRLLPGGHFVENFKNLLETVEIIPALINSAKISIITTVLSLLIASLAGYGFEVYKSKAKDMVFNILLLSMMIPFAALMVPLFRMFGMISQSAPYIGIDTIAAVILPTVTTAFLIFFFRQSTKMFPKDILEAGRIDGLTELGCFFRIYVPTMKTTYAAAAIITFMASWNSYLWPLVVLQSPENQTVPLLISVLGSSYSPDFGVIMTAIVIATLPAAFIFFIMQKHFVAGMMGSVK
- a CDS encoding sensor histidine kinase — translated: MKLIPERFRHSNLFITMSLITVMIIIIVSITITWTTIRMSEQFFFDKFSITNAKVMNQVKESYEKYHYSVVLATNSIQQSIAIKDILTEKRETNAVQFQSIYQMSQLIKRVEPNMAAYEVGIIVVGANGLSYATNDRTFWPITDTELKESSLAEKTAENPNRLIYQYDKRLNDDESGSYIVASRGLVNRSGYTYGAAYISIRENEFRKFYSSYTSPGNDVFLVDKEGVIVSSSLSEKVGSTSKELKEYASELGNSDHDDYLIGEFMGKEQIMMMEYVPAFDMYMFNIIDKHTAFGDLIDKKKIMLISLSIVIAALFIVLLVSRRLTNSLSSLVKQIESASDYDFDEYVAVSGTYETRKIGIAFNSMLDELHEYVDQLVLSQKQRRNAELAALQQQINPHFLYNTLASIKFIASKGNIAETEAMINSLISLLQNTIGDVNETITVDQEINNLRNYVLINQKRYGDSVKVNYFVAPNCHDILIPKLILQPFMENSFFHGFIHKPQGYIHVLVWHEGDCLICEIVDNGDGMVIADEHLPQTKRKQQFSGIGIRNVHERIQLIYGESYGVEISSEVGEGTKVRITLPVQRK
- a CDS encoding sugar ABC transporter permease, with the protein product MIPARTNQDLQTARTSRSLRTKNNAIGWSFITIAAAMICLFYFYPMVQAFILSLQSGTGTNLTFVGFDNYVRLFKDPTFLTTVKNTVIYLIIQVPVMILLALFISVLLNDKTLKFKGVFRTAIFLPCVTSLVAYSVIFKYLFGNDGIINMFLLKVSIISEPIQWLTDPFWAKIAIIAAITWRWTGYNMIFYLSALQNVDQSIYEAAKMDGASSIQTFFKITIPMLKPIILFTSITSTIGTLQLFDEVMNITQGGPGNATMTISQYIYNLSFKYTPDFGYAATVSYAIVIMIVIFSIIQFKVAGDNND
- a CDS encoding ABC transporter substrate-binding protein, yielding MKKILALILASVLLLAACSSGSNTENASGDSKDTNKITVWAWDPNFNIKAMNLAVDSYAAENADLDIEVMENAQDDIIQKLNTSLSSGTTKGLPNIVLIEDYRAQSFLQAYPDMFYELSDSFKQEDFAQYKIAPTSVDGKNYGLPFDTGVAGLYVRTDYLEQAGYTVDDLKDIDWNEYIEIGKKVKEATGKNMLTQDPNDLGLIRMMIQSAGSWYTKEDGVTPDLSGNTALKTAFETYKALLDADIVSPVSDWSQFLAGFNSGEVATVPSGNWITPSVKAESSQAGKWAVVSMPRLPDVESSINATNLGGSSWYVLNVPGKEKAAEFLAKTFGSNVDFYQTLNKEVGAIGTYSPAVEGEAYQEADDFFNGQQVIADFANWTEQIPQINYGLHTYAIEDLLVVEAQNYLKGKALDTALEDAQKQAEAQIK